A window of Lysobacterales bacterium genomic DNA:
CGGGCTGGCGTTCACCCCGCCGCAGGCACTGCCTAGCAACGCCCGCTTGTACTGGCGGGTGATTTCGCGCAATGCCTGCGCCGCCGTGCCAACCGCGCTGTTCTCGAACGGTTTCGAGAACACTCCCCCGGCAATCCGCGCGATCGGCGCAACCGGAACAGTCTCAGCGATCGGCAGCTTCACCACCGCCGCCTTGCCGGGCGACTGCCCAATCGGCACTACGGTCCAGGCGCTGTACTCGGAGGACATGGAGACCGGCGCGGGCCCCTTGCCGAGCGGCTGGACCAGCAGTGCGGGCACAGGCACCAACACCTGGACGATCAACACCTTCGCGCCACAGGCCGGTCTGCGTGGCCTGCAGGGCGTTGCCCCCACAACAGTCGCGGATCAGCGGATCGAAACCCCCGCCATCGCGGTGCCCGCAAGCGGCGGCCCCAGCTCGCTCGTCTTCTGGCAGCGCCATGACCTTGAACCACGCAGCGGTGGCGGCTGCTGGGACGGTGGATTCCTGGAGGTTTCGGCCAACGGCGGTGCGTTCACGGCGGTCACGTCGGGTATCGCGAACCCGCCCTACGACGGCGCCCTGGCTGGCAGCAACCCTGCAACCCCACAAGCGGCCTGGTGCGGAACGCGCGACTACGTCCGCACGGCCGTCGACCTTGCGCCCTACGCCGGCCAGAGCCTGCGCTTCCGCTTCCGTCTGACCTCCGATGACTCGGCCAATCGGCCCAACGGCTGGATGATCGACAACGTCCGCGTGCAGCAGTGCAGCACCGCGCCCTGAGCCGGATCTAGCCCGGCGGGACCACGGAGGCCCGGGGCAACCCGAGCCTCCGTGGTCCTTCTTGCGAGCGCGTCCGAGACGTGCCGCTTTCACCGTCCGCCTGCGACCGCAATGCGGGCCTGCTATCGTGCGCGCCCCCAGAGTTCACCCTGCGAGGTCCACGGACCATGCTTGAGCGCGTTATCGAACGCAGCCTGTACGCCGCGCGCTGGCTGCTGGCGCCCATCTACCTCGGCCTGTCGCTGGCCGTGCTGGCCTTGGGCTTGAAGTTCTTCCAGGAGCTCTTCTATCTGCTGCCGTCGGTGTTCGAGAAGACCGAGGCGGATCTGATCCTGGTGGTGCTGTCTCTCATCGACCTCGCCCTGGTGGGCGGCCTGCTGGTGATGGTGATGCTGTCGAGCTATGAGAGCTTCGTGTCGCAGTTGGACTCGGCCGACGAGGGCGACAAACTCGGCTGGCTGGGCAAGATGGATTACACCAGCCTCAAGAATAAAGTGGCCTCCTCTATCGTTGCGATCAGCTCGATCCACCTGCTCAAGGTGTTCATGGACACCCATCGCACCGACAACGACAAGCTGCTGTGGTACGTCATCATCCATCTGACCTTCGTGGTCTCGGCCGTGGGCATGGGCCTGCTCGACAAGTTCACCCGCAAGGACGACTGATGGCGCGCAACCCACTGCAGGAACAGCTGCTCAAGGCCGGCCTGGTCAACAAGAACAAGCTCGACCAGGTGGTCCGCCAGCAGCAGAAGGCGCGCGCCGGCAAGGGGGCGCCGGCATCCAGTGAAGAAGCCGATGCCGTCGACGCCGAGCGCTTGCGGCTGGAGCGGGCGGAGCGCGATCGCGCGATCGAGTCACAGCGCCGCAGCGAGCGCGAAGCGGCGGAGCGCGCGGCGCAGGTGCGCCAGATCATCGAAGCCCATCGAGTGAAGAACGGCGATGACGGCGACTATCGCTTCGAACATGCGGGGCTGATCCGCAGCCTGCGGATAGGCGCCGCACAGCGCCCGCTGCTGGGCCGCGGAGCGCTGGTGATCGCAAGCCTCGGCGAATCCTACGCCTTGGTCGCGCGCGACATCGGCGAACGTCTGCGCGGCATCGACCCAGGAGTGATCTGCGTAGACCATGCGCAGAGTCCGCATCAGCCCCCGGAATCGGGGTCTGACGAGGAGTTCTACAGCCGCTTCCAGGTGCCCGACGACCTGGTCTGGTGAATCCGCGCGGCGGTCGACGGACGGCACCGGTCATCCACCGCCGCGCCTTGCCTCAGGCGCATGACGCCTTCAGCGACGCACGTCAGCGCCCTCACCGACCTGCCAGGCCTCGATCTCGGCCCGGCTGCAGCGCGAGAAGTCGCCCGGCACCGTGTGCTTGAAGGCGCCGCTGGCGAGCGCGAAATCCAGAGTCGCCTGGGCATCGAGGCCGGAATGCAGACCATGCAGCAAGCCTGCAGCGAAGGCATCGCCTCCGCCAATGCGATCGACGATGCCGTCGAGCACATAGGGCGCTGCTTCCAGCAGACTGCCGTCGCGCAGGGCCAGCAGCGCGCCCAGCTCTTGCTGCTGGACTCCTCCTGACAGTCGCAGGGTCGCGGCAAACTGCTGGAGCCGCGGAAACGCCGTGAACGCGGCCTCGGCGGCGGCGCGGAAGGCCGTACGCGGATGCATGCCGTCGAAGTTTTCTCCCAGCACCAGTGCGATGTCGCGGTGGTTGGCGAAGATCACGTCTGCACTGGCCATCAAGGGCTTGAGCAGGGCTGCCGCGTCGCCTCCCCAACGCTGCCACAGCTTGCCGCGGAAGTTGCCATCGAACGAGACCGGCATTGCCAACTGGACGGCGGCCTCGGCCGCGGCAATGGCTGTGCGCGCGCACTCGGCCCCCAGTGCGGGCGTTACCCCTGACAGGTGCAGCCGACTTCCGCCCGCCAGCAGGGCCGGCCAGTCGTAGTCGGCACTCTGCGCAGACGCGAATGCTGAGCCTTCGCGGTCATAGACCACCTCGCTGGCGCGCCGCAGCGCACCCTGTTCGAAGAAGTACAGCCCCATCCGGCCCTCGCTGCGACGCACGCCATCGGTCTGTACGCCAAGCCGACGCAATTCGCCCAAGGCCGTCTCGCCGAGCGCGTTGGCAGCGACGGTGCCAAGCATGGCCACCGGGTGACCGAACTGAGCAAGCGCAACGCCGACGTTAGCCTCGGCACCCCCGACATGGACCTCCAGACGCGGCGTCTGCAGGAGACGTTCGTGCGCAGGTGCCGAAAGCCGCAGCAGCAGCTCACCAAAGCACAGGATCGGGCCGCTCATTGCACCTCTCCGCGCATTGCGCTGCACCGCACCATCGATCCGCTTTCCATCCTCATCCCTCCTGAACGCCATGATTTTTCGAGCCTGGTGAGCGAGCGCTGCAACCGCTGTTGACGGCGGCATCGTCCTTATCTGGCCTCTTGTTGCTGCAATGCGATGCTTGCTAGCCTGCTGTCTACCGGTGTCACGGCCATCTTCTCACGCCAGATGCTACCGGTGTCAAAGACATCCAGCGTCGCGGCCAAGGCTGCCGCGGCTCGCCAAGGGGAGGGAGTTTTGTGACCAAGAATGTCCGGGGGAACCGCAGTCTGGCTGTGGCCAAGCTGTCAGCCGCGATCCTGATGAGTCTGCCTGCAATGCTGCTCGCGCAGGAGACCCAGAGTACTGCCGCAAACGAGGAGGCCACTGAGCTTGACGAGATCGTGGTCAGCTATCGCGCCAGCTTGAACAAGGCGCTCGATCTCAAGCGGTCCGAGGTCGGTCAGGTCGATGTGATCGTGGCCGAGGACATCGGCAAGTTCCCGGACCTGAACCTGGCGGAGTCGCTGCAGCGCATCCCCGGTGTGGCCATCACCCGCGATGCTGGCGAAGGCCGCAACATCTCGGTGCGCGGCCTGGGCCCGCAGTTCACGCGCATCCGCATCAACGGAATGGAGGCGCTGGCGACAGGCGGTGGCACCGATTCCTCGGGCGGCGCCAATCGCGGCCGTGGCTTTGACTTCAACGTCTTCGCCTCCGACCTGTTCAACAGCATTACCGTGCGCAAGACCAGCTCCGCCGAAGTCGACGAAGGCTCACTGGGCGCCACGGTGGATCTACGCACGGCCCGCCCCTTCGACTACGACGGCTTCACCGCAGTCGCCTCGGGACAGGCCAGCTATGGCGATCTGTCGGGCGACGTCGACCCGCGCACGGCGGCGCTCATCAGCAATACCTGGGGCGACGGTCGCTTCGGCGCCTTGCTGTCGGTAGCGCAGAGCGAGCGTGACCTCATCGAAGAGGGCCACAGCACCGTGCGCTGGAGCCAGGCCACCGCGAACGGCAACTTCGCCGCCAACTCGCCCTTTGCCGCAGCGCGCGGCGCCAACGTGTTCCACCCGCGCCTGCCGCGCTACGGCGTGCTCGAGCACAGCCAGGAGCGCCTTGGTGCAACGCTCGCCTTGCAGTGGCAGGTCGGCGAGGACACCCTGCTTAACCTCGATGTGCTGCACGCCAAGTTCGACGCAACGCGCAGCGAGAACTTCCTGCAGGCGCAGAGCTTCTCGCGCGCTGGCAACGGCAAGCCGCAGACGGTGGTGCGCGAGGGCGTGGTCGACGAACGCGGCAACCTGGTCTACGGCGTCTTCGACAACGTCGACCTGCGCGCCGAGTCGCGCTACGACGAGCTGACCACGCGCTTCAACCAGTACAACCTGGAATTCGGTCACGCCTTCACCGACAGCTTCCGCATCGACGCCGCCTACGGCACCTCGACGTCGCGCTTTCGCAATCCCATCCAAACCACGATCACGCTCGACCGCGCGAACGTCAACGGCTACAGCTGGGACTACCGCGGCAACGATCGTCTACCGTCCATCGGTTACGGCTTCGACGTCGCGAATCCGGCCAACTGGAGCTGGCTGAATACGGCGCCCAACAGTCAGGGCTCCGAAATCCGCCTGCGTCCGCAGACCGCCGACAACGATTTCGAGACGCTGCGCTTCGATCTGACCTGGGACGCCAGCTACACTTGGTCCTTCCGCGGCGGCATGAGCTGGAAGGATTACGACTTCGCCACCACCGAACAGCGTCGTGCGTCCGAGACTGCGGTGCCGGCGCTGCCGACCGGCACATCGCTTGCGGATCTCACCCGCACGATCAGCTTTGCCGGTCTCAATGCCAACACGCCGAACACCTGGCTGATTCCGAACGTCGACGCCTTCGCCAGTCTGTTCGACATCTACTGCCGCTGTGGCACCTTCGCCCTCTCGACCGACCCCGCGCGCGGAAACAACGGCAGCGTCAGCGAAGAGTCGCTGGGCACTTACCTGCAAGCCGACTTCAACACCGAGCTGTTCGGCCGCAACTTCTCCGGCGGCTTCGGCGTGCGTCATGTCAAGACCGATCAGAGCTCAACCGGCATCGGCCTGGTCGCCAACCAGCCGACACTGATCACGGTCGATCGCTCCTACAGCGACACCCTGCCTTCGCTCAACCTCAGCTGGGAGCTCAACGACGAGCTGCTGCTGCGCTTCGGCGCTGCCAAGGTGATGTCGCGGCCGGGCCTCGGCAACCTGAGCCCAGGCGTCAATATCACCGTGTCCGGCTCGGCGCGCGGCATCAACGGCCAGAACCCGCTGCTGAATCCGTTCCGCGCCACGACCTACGACCTGGGCCTTGAGTGGTACTTCGCGGAAGAGTCGCTGCTGTCGCTGGCGCTGTTCTACAAGGACATCGACAGCTTCGTGCAGACCACGCGTCAGACCGGTCTGTTCAGCGAGAATCCGTTCGGAATCCCGGACAGCCTGCGGCCCGCCAACACCTCGCCGCAGGACAGCTGGGAGTTCACCTTCCCGGTCAACACGCCGGGCGGCCCGCTTAAGGGCTACGAGATCTCCTTCCAGAAGCCGTTCAGCGGCCTGCCGGGACTGCTCTCGAATACCGGCATCCAGCTGAATCACACCTACGTCGAATCGACCATCGACTACCTCACGGCCACGGGTGCGCTGGCCGCGCGCGAAAACCTCACAGGTCTCTCGAAGAACGCCTACAACGCCACCCTCTACTACGAAGACGAGCGTTTCGGCACGCGCGTCTCGGTGTCGAACCGCGATGACTACCTGACCACGGTGCCCGGGCGCGACGGCAACAACGTCGAAGGCACCAAGGGCACCACCACGGTCGACATGTCGGCCTCCTACAAGCTCAACGAGCAAGTGGAGTTCACCCTGGAAGGCTTGAACCTCACCAACGAGTGGAACGATCAGTGGGTCGACTCGGTGGGCGATCGCGTCAACGTCTACCACCAGACCGGCCGCGTCTACATCCTGGGCGTGCGCGTGAAGTTCTGAGCCTGAAGCAAACG
This region includes:
- a CDS encoding TIGR00645 family protein; the protein is MLERVIERSLYAARWLLAPIYLGLSLAVLALGLKFFQELFYLLPSVFEKTEADLILVVLSLIDLALVGGLLVMVMLSSYESFVSQLDSADEGDKLGWLGKMDYTSLKNKVASSIVAISSIHLLKVFMDTHRTDNDKLLWYVIIHLTFVVSAVGMGLLDKFTRKDD
- a CDS encoding DUF2058 domain-containing protein; amino-acid sequence: MARNPLQEQLLKAGLVNKNKLDQVVRQQQKARAGKGAPASSEEADAVDAERLRLERAERDRAIESQRRSEREAAERAAQVRQIIEAHRVKNGDDGDYRFEHAGLIRSLRIGAAQRPLLGRGALVIASLGESYALVARDIGERLRGIDPGVICVDHAQSPHQPPESGSDEEFYSRFQVPDDLVW
- a CDS encoding sugar kinase; translation: MSGPILCFGELLLRLSAPAHERLLQTPRLEVHVGGAEANVGVALAQFGHPVAMLGTVAANALGETALGELRRLGVQTDGVRRSEGRMGLYFFEQGALRRASEVVYDREGSAFASAQSADYDWPALLAGGSRLHLSGVTPALGAECARTAIAAAEAAVQLAMPVSFDGNFRGKLWQRWGGDAAALLKPLMASADVIFANHRDIALVLGENFDGMHPRTAFRAAAEAAFTAFPRLQQFAATLRLSGGVQQQELGALLALRDGSLLEAAPYVLDGIVDRIGGGDAFAAGLLHGLHSGLDAQATLDFALASGAFKHTVPGDFSRCSRAEIEAWQVGEGADVRR
- a CDS encoding TonB-dependent receptor, with the translated sequence MSLPAMLLAQETQSTAANEEATELDEIVVSYRASLNKALDLKRSEVGQVDVIVAEDIGKFPDLNLAESLQRIPGVAITRDAGEGRNISVRGLGPQFTRIRINGMEALATGGGTDSSGGANRGRGFDFNVFASDLFNSITVRKTSSAEVDEGSLGATVDLRTARPFDYDGFTAVASGQASYGDLSGDVDPRTAALISNTWGDGRFGALLSVAQSERDLIEEGHSTVRWSQATANGNFAANSPFAAARGANVFHPRLPRYGVLEHSQERLGATLALQWQVGEDTLLNLDVLHAKFDATRSENFLQAQSFSRAGNGKPQTVVREGVVDERGNLVYGVFDNVDLRAESRYDELTTRFNQYNLEFGHAFTDSFRIDAAYGTSTSRFRNPIQTTITLDRANVNGYSWDYRGNDRLPSIGYGFDVANPANWSWLNTAPNSQGSEIRLRPQTADNDFETLRFDLTWDASYTWSFRGGMSWKDYDFATTEQRRASETAVPALPTGTSLADLTRTISFAGLNANTPNTWLIPNVDAFASLFDIYCRCGTFALSTDPARGNNGSVSEESLGTYLQADFNTELFGRNFSGGFGVRHVKTDQSSTGIGLVANQPTLITVDRSYSDTLPSLNLSWELNDELLLRFGAAKVMSRPGLGNLSPGVNITVSGSARGINGQNPLLNPFRATTYDLGLEWYFAEESLLSLALFYKDIDSFVQTTRQTGLFSENPFGIPDSLRPANTSPQDSWEFTFPVNTPGGPLKGYEISFQKPFSGLPGLLSNTGIQLNHTYVESTIDYLTATGALAARENLTGLSKNAYNATLYYEDERFGTRVSVSNRDDYLTTVPGRDGNNVEGTKGTTTVDMSASYKLNEQVEFTLEGLNLTNEWNDQWVDSVGDRVNVYHQTGRVYILGVRVKF